One genomic segment of Alphaproteobacteria bacterium HT1-32 includes these proteins:
- a CDS encoding MmcQ/YjbR family DNA-binding protein translates to MTRDEYNAFCENLPATTHVVQWGGSDVWKVGGKVFAIAGWSDKSYPGITFKVSRLTYEILTGQPGVRPAPYLASRGMSWVQNYDEPGLSDEDLKAYLTESHRLVALGLTRKKRQEIGFDPA, encoded by the coding sequence ATGACCCGGGACGAATATAACGCTTTCTGTGAGAACCTGCCTGCCACAACCCATGTCGTGCAGTGGGGCGGGTCCGATGTCTGGAAAGTTGGCGGCAAGGTGTTCGCCATCGCCGGCTGGAGCGACAAGTCTTATCCCGGCATTACCTTCAAGGTATCCCGTCTCACCTATGAAATCCTGACCGGGCAGCCAGGGGTGCGACCGGCACCCTATCTTGCCTCACGGGGGATGAGCTGGGTCCAGAATTATGACGAGCCGGGCCTGTCCGATGAGGACCTGAAGGCATATCTGACCGAATCGCACCGCCTTGTCGCCCTCGGCCTCACCCGCAAGAAGCGGCAGGAAATCGGTTTCGACCCCGCCTGA
- a CDS encoding ATP-binding cassette domain-containing protein — translation MTNRAAALLAEDIHKSFGTLEVLKGITVSAEDGDVISIIGSSGSGKSTFLRCINFLETPDKGRVVVGGEEVVIQTDRHGNPTGVDSKQIDALRTRLGMVFQSFNLWSHMTVLQNVMEGPLHVLKRPKGEVRDEAMAMLQKVGIAEKHGAYPSELSGGQQQRVAIARALCMQPRVLLFDEPTSALDPELVGEVLRVMKDLAAEGRTMLVVTHEMGFAREVSKRVVFLHEGRIEEEGTPAEVFDNPRSERCRQFLASSL, via the coding sequence ATGACAAACCGCGCCGCGGCCTTACTTGCCGAGGATATACATAAAAGCTTCGGGACACTTGAGGTCCTGAAGGGAATAACCGTGTCCGCCGAGGATGGCGACGTGATCTCGATCATCGGATCATCCGGGTCGGGCAAAAGCACCTTCCTGCGCTGCATCAATTTTCTGGAAACGCCGGACAAGGGCCGGGTCGTTGTCGGCGGCGAGGAAGTCGTCATTCAGACAGATCGTCACGGCAACCCGACCGGCGTCGACAGCAAGCAGATCGATGCGCTGCGGACCCGTCTGGGGATGGTCTTTCAGAGCTTTAACCTCTGGTCACACATGACCGTTCTGCAGAATGTCATGGAAGGCCCCCTGCATGTGCTGAAGCGCCCGAAAGGCGAGGTCCGGGACGAGGCGATGGCCATGCTCCAGAAAGTCGGCATCGCCGAGAAGCATGGTGCCTATCCGTCAGAACTGTCCGGCGGTCAGCAGCAACGGGTCGCCATTGCCCGTGCGCTTTGCATGCAGCCCCGCGTTCTGCTGTTTGATGAGCCGACATCCGCACTGGACCCGGAACTGGTCGGTGAGGTGCTGCGGGTCATGAAGGATCTTGCCGCTGAAGGCCGCACCATGCTGGTTGTCACCCACGAGATGGGCTTTGCCCGGGAAGTCTCAAAACGGGTAGTCTTCCTGCATGAAGGGCGCATAGAAGAAGAAGGAACACCGGCGGAGGTTTTCGATAACCCCCGGTCGGAACGGTGCAGGCAGTTCCTCGCGAGCAGCCTGTAG
- a CDS encoding DUF167 domain-containing protein — protein MPEASATVSPVTVVPGGLRVAVRLTPRGGSNRILGVIADAGGLPCLRVAVTAPPEGGKANAALIKLLSRSLKLAKSRISITSGETSRNKMLMLDVTDPAELERITEWGTQTE, from the coding sequence ATTCCGGAAGCGTCAGCAACAGTCTCTCCAGTCACTGTCGTTCCGGGCGGACTACGTGTCGCAGTCCGGCTAACGCCGCGGGGCGGATCGAACAGAATTCTGGGCGTGATTGCTGATGCCGGTGGATTACCCTGCCTGCGTGTTGCCGTCACGGCGCCGCCGGAAGGTGGCAAGGCGAATGCGGCACTGATAAAATTATTGTCCCGGTCCCTGAAGCTGGCGAAATCCCGGATCAGCATCACATCAGGAGAAACCTCCCGGAACAAGATGCTGATGCTGGACGTGACGGATCCGGCTGAACTGGAACGGATAACCGAATGGGGAACACAGACCGAATGA
- a CDS encoding AI-2E family transporter gives MTDDHRQAPPASRSRLRPITQTELTELISGAMPYAVISLALLAILYTLYFATDLFLPIFIALFLSTILRPLVRQLCRTGLPASLAAALVLTAVIGTSVSATVNLSQPATEWVNRLPSLEREIRSKLWQVAESIEQAKQATEKIQKIAEVEDGKPPKSEVVVKGPSLLDKAFASTWLTFVQILIVIPLTFFFLSQDGTQTRRAISRIPWRAHQRSVEDLIDAVQQTVTRYLQISALIYLSLGVVTAILLYLLNMPNPVLWGALAALLGFIPYVGPMIVFCCISVVSLVTFDSWWQIGAPPLAYGLLTIIEGSFITPAILGRQLTISPIAIFLSMLVWTWVWGIPGALLSVPILVVLLTALRHLILIARDQPVLRKEDESTSAAAQES, from the coding sequence ATGACTGATGATCACCGGCAGGCTCCGCCGGCTTCCCGGAGCCGTCTGCGCCCGATCACGCAAACCGAACTGACCGAACTGATCAGCGGCGCCATGCCCTACGCAGTCATCAGCCTCGCCCTGCTGGCCATCCTCTATACATTATATTTTGCGACAGACCTGTTTCTGCCGATCTTCATCGCGCTTTTTCTGAGCACCATCCTGCGGCCACTTGTCCGTCAACTCTGCAGGACCGGGCTTCCGGCGTCGCTTGCGGCGGCACTGGTTCTGACCGCCGTCATCGGCACTTCTGTCAGTGCGACGGTCAATCTGTCACAACCGGCGACCGAATGGGTCAACCGCCTGCCCAGTCTCGAACGGGAAATCAGAAGCAAGCTCTGGCAGGTTGCAGAATCAATCGAACAGGCAAAACAGGCGACAGAGAAAATTCAGAAAATCGCCGAGGTCGAAGACGGCAAGCCGCCGAAGTCGGAAGTGGTCGTGAAAGGACCAAGCCTGCTGGACAAGGCCTTTGCCTCAACCTGGCTGACCTTTGTCCAGATCCTCATTGTCATTCCCCTGACCTTCTTCTTCCTGTCACAGGACGGCACCCAGACGCGCCGGGCCATCAGCCGCATCCCCTGGCGGGCCCATCAGCGCTCGGTTGAAGACCTGATCGATGCCGTGCAGCAGACCGTGACACGTTATCTTCAGATCAGCGCCCTGATCTATCTGAGCCTCGGCGTCGTTACCGCAATCCTGCTCTATCTGCTGAATATGCCGAACCCGGTATTGTGGGGCGCACTGGCTGCCCTGCTGGGCTTCATTCCCTATGTCGGGCCGATGATTGTCTTCTGCTGCATTTCAGTTGTGTCACTCGTGACTTTCGACAGCTGGTGGCAGATCGGCGCACCGCCACTGGCCTATGGTCTGCTGACCATCATCGAGGGTTCTTTCATCACGCCGGCAATCCTTGGCAGGCAACTGACGATCAGCCCGATTGCCATCTTCCTGTCGATGCTGGTCTGGACATGGGTATGGGGCATCCCCGGCGCCCTGCTCTCGGTTCCCATTCTGGTCGTCCTCCTGACCGCCCTGCGACACCTGATCCTGATCGCCAGAGACCAGCCCGTCCTCCGCAAAGAAGACGAAAGCACCAGCGCAGCCGCTCAGGAGTCCTGA
- a CDS encoding DUF883 family protein has protein sequence MIFFPANRIALNCADFNWSMEGKFADETSPLFSASYGKQGHRATGQRNPPFLSNGYGVAEIGREQFCLPPVDVVQASCCPPGRQRAFCSLHTGKLPMSTSNDAIKKDIDELRAVLNQLTSDVSDLSKATATNLKSQGEKKAAELKAGVQAGSQAAVEKGRESAAAIEGTVRERPFQSLMVAFGAGLILSQILRKR, from the coding sequence ATGATTTTTTTCCCAGCGAATCGAATCGCCTTGAATTGTGCCGATTTTAACTGGTCGATGGAAGGAAAATTCGCAGACGAAACTTCGCCCCTGTTTTCAGCCTCTTACGGGAAACAAGGGCACCGCGCAACCGGTCAGAGAAATCCGCCATTCCTCAGCAATGGCTATGGGGTGGCGGAAATTGGCAGGGAACAGTTTTGCCTGCCGCCCGTTGATGTTGTGCAAGCCAGCTGCTGCCCACCGGGCCGGCAGAGGGCATTCTGTTCACTACATACGGGGAAGTTACCCATGTCGACCAGTAATGATGCGATCAAGAAAGACATCGACGAGCTTCGGGCCGTTCTCAACCAGCTGACCAGCGATGTCTCTGACCTGAGCAAGGCCACGGCAACAAACCTGAAGTCACAGGGCGAAAAGAAAGCCGCTGAACTGAAGGCCGGTGTACAGGCAGGCTCACAGGCCGCCGTTGAAAAGGGCCGTGAATCTGCCGCTGCGATTGAAGGCACTGTCCGGGAACGTCCGTTTCAAAGCCTCATGGTTGCCTTCGGTGCCGGACTTATCCTGTCCCAGATTCTTCGCAAGCGCTGA
- a CDS encoding EAL domain-containing protein: protein MPATGQVPVADDRQRRGVLSRFSLRQLLFCCFTLIAVIPVITLTVWIQRSTFDREIEAVEEKHLLLAKNLTDALARYSKDVDAAFGLTSYRVNSGTFDPSFTGLLRELGFDHFCVLDQDGKVINAVIVDEKAVPLSDGTWKRLAPYWRQAAANRERILYTPVTSNKAGQARIYIIRALTETTFSIGALRLDYHRALQKRISFGQLGHAAIVDATGQVIAHPDKEWERTHKDISKIKPVAAMMRGETGVAQFYSPAIKADMIAGYTTEPRSGWGVMIPQPVSELKEASMDDRMAALGVSLLGMTIAAVLSWILSGIIARPILRLRSAAQNAAEHGQVEPVETNRNTGPREVGEMITAYNGMVEMIINRESQAIEAGERLDEAQQLAGIGNWRWNLATREMWWSKAIYGILGIDPKQGPPTAETLGRFVHPEDRQRVARAVANAVDEGGRFSLDHRIIAKDGSIRYVEQSGDVRFDDETGDAKMIGTLYDITDRKQNEEVLFKQANFDAVTNLANRNLFHKRLRDSVELAAADNSSFALIFIDLDGFKTVNDLRGAVAGDALLKEAGRRLLEIRRFEDVARLGSDEFTVLVKDTESVEELETLTHQIMDSLSRPYRLEGKESFIGASIGVALYPTDANTPADLLQNAETAMHRAKRDGRNALRFFTDKMREDSRVRTGLENDLRRSWERREFSVVYQPIIDLQSNAIIAAEALIQWRHPDRGLVSTQSIIPIIEDIGLIGLIGRWVLETAATDARRWREAGCGKISISVNLSGRQLERGLTVDAIVDSVKTAGLPPSALILEVTESILVDDMDAAINWLSDLRSRGIRVAIDDFGTGYSSLAYLKRLPADTIKIDREFVSNMLNDERDLAVVSSILSLAHGLDFRVVAEGIEDQMQCDELRKMHCDYGQGYLFNRPMSADDFADYARKQSRPSVVNITD from the coding sequence ATGCCGGCAACCGGGCAGGTTCCTGTGGCTGACGACAGACAGCGGCGCGGCGTGCTATCGCGATTCAGTTTGCGGCAGCTGCTCTTTTGCTGCTTTACGCTGATTGCGGTCATTCCGGTCATCACGCTGACCGTCTGGATCCAGCGATCGACCTTTGACCGGGAAATCGAAGCGGTTGAAGAAAAACATCTGCTGCTGGCCAAAAACCTGACAGATGCCCTCGCCCGCTATTCAAAGGATGTCGATGCGGCATTTGGACTGACCTCATACCGGGTGAATTCAGGTACTTTTGATCCCTCTTTCACCGGCCTGCTGCGGGAACTCGGCTTCGACCATTTCTGCGTACTGGATCAGGACGGCAAAGTCATCAATGCCGTGATCGTCGATGAAAAAGCCGTCCCCCTGTCCGACGGTACCTGGAAACGCCTGGCCCCATACTGGCGACAGGCTGCCGCCAACCGGGAACGGATACTTTATACACCTGTTACCTCGAACAAAGCCGGGCAGGCCCGGATCTACATTATCCGTGCCCTTACCGAGACAACCTTTTCCATCGGTGCGCTGCGCCTTGATTATCACCGGGCGTTACAGAAGCGAATATCCTTCGGCCAGCTTGGCCATGCAGCCATTGTTGATGCCACCGGGCAGGTCATTGCCCATCCGGACAAGGAATGGGAACGCACCCATAAGGACATATCAAAAATAAAGCCCGTTGCCGCAATGATGCGCGGCGAAACCGGAGTCGCACAGTTTTATTCGCCCGCGATAAAAGCCGACATGATCGCGGGCTATACCACGGAGCCCCGCAGCGGCTGGGGAGTTATGATACCGCAGCCGGTTTCAGAACTTAAAGAAGCCTCTATGGATGACCGTATGGCAGCGCTTGGCGTCAGCCTGCTGGGCATGACAATTGCGGCAGTACTGAGCTGGATACTCTCCGGCATCATTGCACGCCCCATTCTGCGATTGCGCAGTGCAGCCCAGAATGCTGCCGAACATGGCCAGGTTGAACCGGTAGAGACCAACAGGAACACCGGCCCCCGTGAGGTCGGAGAGATGATCACCGCCTATAACGGCATGGTCGAGATGATCATCAATCGTGAAAGCCAGGCGATAGAAGCCGGTGAGCGACTGGATGAAGCACAGCAACTGGCGGGCATTGGCAACTGGCGCTGGAATCTTGCAACCCGTGAGATGTGGTGGTCGAAGGCCATTTACGGAATTCTTGGTATTGATCCGAAGCAGGGACCGCCAACCGCAGAAACCCTGGGTCGCTTTGTCCATCCGGAAGACCGGCAGCGTGTAGCCAGGGCCGTCGCCAATGCGGTGGATGAGGGGGGACGGTTTTCGCTCGATCACCGGATTATCGCCAAAGACGGTTCCATCCGCTATGTCGAACAATCCGGCGATGTACGTTTTGACGATGAGACCGGCGATGCCAAGATGATCGGCACACTTTACGACATCACCGACCGGAAGCAGAACGAAGAGGTTCTGTTCAAACAGGCCAATTTCGATGCGGTCACAAATCTGGCAAACCGCAATCTGTTCCACAAGCGCCTGCGGGATTCCGTGGAACTGGCCGCAGCGGACAATTCCTCCTTCGCTCTGATCTTCATTGATCTCGACGGCTTCAAGACGGTCAACGACCTGCGCGGTGCAGTGGCCGGGGATGCCCTGCTGAAAGAAGCCGGGCGACGTCTGCTGGAAATTCGCCGGTTTGAAGATGTTGCCCGCCTCGGCTCTGATGAATTCACCGTTCTGGTAAAGGATACTGAGAGCGTCGAAGAACTCGAAACCCTGACCCATCAGATCATGGACAGCCTGTCCCGCCCCTATCGTCTGGAGGGCAAGGAAAGCTTCATCGGGGCCAGTATCGGGGTCGCCCTCTATCCGACAGATGCCAACACTCCCGCCGACCTTCTGCAAAATGCCGAAACCGCCATGCATCGCGCCAAACGTGATGGCCGCAATGCGCTTCGCTTCTTCACCGACAAGATGCGGGAAGATTCCCGGGTCCGCACCGGTCTTGAGAATGACCTGCGTCGCAGTTGGGAACGGCGGGAATTTTCCGTCGTGTATCAGCCGATCATTGATCTGCAAAGCAATGCCATTATTGCTGCCGAGGCATTGATCCAGTGGCGTCATCCCGACCGGGGACTGGTCTCGACCCAGAGCATCATACCGATCATCGAGGATATCGGTCTGATCGGGCTGATCGGACGCTGGGTACTGGAAACCGCGGCAACCGACGCCCGGCGCTGGCGTGAAGCCGGTTGTGGCAAGATATCCATTTCCGTCAACCTGTCCGGGCGCCAGCTTGAACGTGGCCTGACCGTTGACGCCATTGTCGATTCCGTCAAAACCGCCGGTCTGCCGCCCTCTGCCCTGATTCTGGAAGTAACGGAATCAATTCTGGTCGATGACATGGATGCCGCCATCAACTGGCTCAGTGATCTGCGGTCCCGTGGAATCCGCGTCGCCATCGATGATTTCGGCACCGGCTATTCCTCACTCGCCTATCTGAAACGCCTGCCCGCGGACACCATCAAGATCGATCGCGAGTTCGTCTCCAACATGCTGAACGATGAACGTGATCTGGCCGTGGTCAGTTCAATCTTGTCGCTGGCGCACGGTCTCGACTTCCGGGTCGTCGCTGAAGGTATCGAAGATCAGATGCAATGCGACGAGTTGCGAAAAATGCATTGCGATTACGGGCAGGGCTATCTGTTCAACCGCCCGATGAGTGCCGATGATTTTGCTGACTATGCAAGAAAGCAGTCACGCCCGTCAGTCGTCAACATCACCGACTGA
- a CDS encoding ABC transporter permease subunit (The N-terminal region of this protein, as described by TIGR01726, is a three transmembrane segment that identifies a subfamily of ABC transporter permease subunits, which specificities that include histidine, arginine, glutamine, glutamate, L-cystine (sic), the opines (in Agrobacterium) octopine and nopaline, etc.), whose translation MFNLKVMSEAWPQLLAAIPVTLQLTGSALLLGLVLALIIALMRLSSHAVLRLPSLVFVDIFRSTPLLVQFFLIYYGSGQFRPELQEYGLWTFFREPWFCAVFTLMLNTAAYTSEIIRGGIQSVGYGQIEAGRACGMSTFLLFRRIILPQAARQALPAYGNEIILMVKSSSLASTITILEITGVAKKIISATFEPMSVFLIAGIIYLTINFIVVIAVQTLEIRLSPQLHRNRRSLYSRLRSFFGSPVQPPERP comes from the coding sequence ATGTTCAATCTGAAAGTCATGTCCGAGGCCTGGCCGCAATTGCTCGCGGCAATCCCCGTCACCCTGCAACTGACAGGCTCCGCCCTGCTGCTCGGGCTGGTGCTTGCCCTGATCATCGCGCTGATGCGCCTGTCATCTCATGCTGTACTACGACTGCCCTCTCTGGTTTTCGTGGATATTTTTCGTTCAACCCCCCTGCTCGTACAATTCTTCCTGATCTATTATGGCTCGGGTCAGTTCCGGCCGGAATTGCAGGAGTACGGTCTCTGGACCTTCTTCAGGGAACCCTGGTTCTGTGCCGTCTTCACATTGATGCTGAACACGGCAGCCTATACATCCGAAATCATCCGTGGCGGCATCCAGTCTGTGGGCTATGGCCAGATCGAAGCAGGACGCGCCTGCGGGATGTCGACCTTCCTGCTGTTCCGGAGGATTATCCTGCCGCAGGCCGCCCGGCAGGCGCTGCCTGCCTATGGCAACGAAATCATCCTGATGGTCAAATCATCATCGCTGGCCAGTACGATCACGATTCTTGAAATCACCGGTGTCGCCAAGAAAATCATTTCGGCCACCTTCGAGCCGATGTCCGTCTTCCTGATCGCCGGGATCATTTATCTCACCATCAACTTCATTGTTGTCATCGCCGTTCAGACGCTGGAGATCCGGCTGTCGCCGCAACTACATCGAAACCGCCGCAGCCTGTACAGTCGCCTCCGGAGCTTCTTCGGATCTCCCGTACAACCACCAGAAAGGCCCTGA
- a CDS encoding transporter substrate-binding domain-containing protein, translated as MKRIALIAAAAALTFSAQALAQDYKKITIATEGAYAPWNFKDSAGNLVGFELDLAKDLCARMKIECTIVEQAWDGIIPSLQAKKYDVIMAGMSITAKRMETITFSRDYAATPGSFVVTKDSPFADFSTSLSALTLDDVSAEERADLDKMIATFKGKTIGVQTSTTHENFLREIMGDNVDIRTYDTQENLDLDLQAGRVDAALASMSYWVPLLASDKGSDMKLIGPGMTRGPFGAGVGAGIRKEDQKLADMFTAAINSAIADGTLKPLAEKWFGFDAAAK; from the coding sequence ATGAAAAGAATTGCACTTATTGCCGCCGCCGCTGCGCTTACTTTCAGCGCCCAGGCCCTGGCACAGGATTACAAGAAGATCACCATCGCGACCGAAGGAGCCTATGCGCCGTGGAACTTCAAGGACTCTGCCGGCAACCTCGTCGGTTTTGAGCTCGACCTGGCGAAAGATCTCTGCGCCCGCATGAAGATCGAATGCACCATCGTCGAGCAGGCCTGGGACGGCATTATCCCCTCCCTGCAGGCCAAGAAATACGATGTCATCATGGCCGGCATGTCGATCACGGCAAAACGGATGGAAACCATTACCTTCTCACGGGATTATGCCGCGACACCCGGCAGCTTCGTCGTGACCAAAGACAGCCCCTTCGCCGATTTCAGCACCAGCCTGTCAGCCCTGACCCTGGATGATGTCTCGGCTGAAGAACGGGCAGATCTGGACAAGATGATTGCCACCTTCAAGGGCAAGACGATTGGCGTCCAGACGTCCACAACACATGAAAACTTCCTGCGTGAGATCATGGGCGACAATGTCGACATCCGCACCTACGACACTCAGGAAAATCTCGACCTTGATCTTCAGGCGGGCCGGGTTGATGCAGCTCTTGCCTCGATGAGCTACTGGGTGCCTCTGCTCGCTTCAGACAAGGGCAGTGACATGAAGCTGATTGGTCCGGGCATGACCCGCGGCCCGTTTGGTGCCGGTGTCGGTGCCGGCATCCGCAAGGAAGACCAGAAACTAGCAGACATGTTCACGGCAGCAATCAATTCAGCAATCGCTGACGGCACACTGAAGCCGCTGGCCGAAAAGTGGTTTGGTTTCGACGCCGCTGCGAAATAA
- the folD gene encoding bifunctional methylenetetrahydrofolate dehydrogenase/methenyltetrahydrofolate cyclohydrolase FolD, whose product MTDENRIDGKAFAADLRTRIARHVSRLKADHGLTPGLAVVLVGEDPASQVYVRSKGKQTVEAGMASFEHRLDASTPEAELLTLIDRLNNDPEVHGILVQLPLPEQISEEKVLAAIRPEKDVDGFHVINVGLLATGGDGMVPCTPLGCIMLLKDRLGDLSGLNAVVVGRSNIVGKPMAALLLRESCTVTVAHSRTRDLPALCRTADILVAAVGRAEMIDGDWVKPGATVIDVGINRVPGSEPGKTRLVGDVDYASAATRAGAITPVPGGVGPMTIACLLANTLTAACRQHDITPPEI is encoded by the coding sequence ATGACCGATGAAAACCGGATTGACGGTAAAGCCTTCGCGGCCGACCTCCGCACCCGTATTGCCCGGCATGTCAGCAGACTGAAAGCCGATCACGGACTGACACCGGGGCTGGCTGTCGTTCTGGTCGGTGAAGACCCGGCCAGTCAGGTCTATGTGCGGTCCAAGGGTAAACAGACCGTGGAAGCCGGAATGGCCTCGTTTGAGCACAGGCTCGATGCATCAACGCCAGAGGCTGAACTGCTCACCCTGATCGACCGGCTGAATAACGATCCTGAGGTGCATGGCATTCTGGTTCAGCTGCCTTTGCCAGAGCAGATTTCCGAGGAAAAGGTTCTCGCGGCAATTCGGCCGGAAAAAGATGTCGACGGCTTTCACGTCATCAATGTCGGGCTGCTGGCAACCGGCGGGGATGGCATGGTGCCCTGCACCCCGCTCGGCTGCATCATGCTTTTGAAAGACAGGCTGGGTGATCTGTCCGGCCTGAACGCCGTGGTCGTCGGTCGTTCCAATATTGTCGGGAAGCCGATGGCGGCTTTGTTGCTGCGCGAAAGCTGCACGGTAACTGTTGCTCATTCCCGGACCCGTGACCTGCCGGCACTCTGCCGCACGGCAGATATTCTGGTTGCCGCTGTCGGCCGGGCCGAAATGATCGACGGTGACTGGGTGAAGCCCGGTGCGACCGTGATTGATGTCGGCATCAACCGGGTACCCGGCAGTGAGCCGGGGAAGACGCGACTGGTCGGTGATGTCGATTATGCCAGCGCGGCAACCCGGGCGGGTGCGATTACCCCGGTGCCCGGCGGTGTCGGCCCCATGACCATCGCCTGCCTGCTGGCCAATACCCTGACCGCCGCCTGCCGGCAGCATGACATTACCCCGCCGGAAATCTGA
- a CDS encoding ABC transporter permease subunit (The N-terminal region of this protein, as described by TIGR01726, is a three transmembrane segment that identifies a subfamily of ABC transporter permease subunits, which specificities that include histidine, arginine, glutamine, glutamate, L-cystine (sic), the opines (in Agrobacterium) octopine and nopaline, etc.), protein MDFSLLVYGDTGWGDEMLVGGLMTIAIATCSFLLGIVFAVAAAAAKLSQSILFRGLAAIYTTVIRGIPELLIIYLVFFGAGQLMRSVATLFGYTEYFDLPIFVTGMICIGASSGAYSTEVIRGAVLAIPRGQLEAGKAIGMDKWLMFWRILVPQAARFALPGLGNIWQVTLKETALISVIGLADVMRKASEASGSTKEPFTFYFTALIIFYVITKISGRGFIFAERRANKGVRRA, encoded by the coding sequence ATGGATTTCAGCCTCCTCGTCTACGGTGATACCGGCTGGGGCGACGAAATGCTGGTTGGCGGGCTGATGACCATTGCCATCGCAACCTGTTCGTTTCTGCTTGGCATTGTCTTTGCCGTCGCCGCAGCTGCTGCAAAATTATCACAGAGCATTCTCTTCAGAGGACTGGCCGCGATCTACACGACCGTAATCCGGGGCATACCCGAATTGCTGATCATTTATCTTGTCTTCTTTGGGGCCGGGCAACTGATGCGCAGCGTCGCCACCCTGTTCGGCTATACGGAATATTTCGACCTCCCTATTTTCGTCACCGGGATGATCTGCATCGGCGCCAGTTCCGGCGCTTATTCGACAGAAGTCATCCGCGGCGCCGTTCTGGCCATCCCCAGAGGACAGCTGGAAGCAGGCAAGGCAATTGGGATGGATAAATGGCTGATGTTCTGGCGCATACTGGTACCCCAGGCAGCCCGTTTTGCCCTGCCCGGACTGGGTAATATCTGGCAGGTCACGCTGAAAGAAACGGCCCTGATCTCGGTTATCGGTCTGGCTGATGTCATGCGCAAGGCATCAGAAGCCTCCGGTTCCACCAAGGAGCCGTTCACCTTCTATTTCACCGCCCTCATAATCTTTTATGTGATCACAAAGATATCGGGACGCGGCTTCATCTTTGCCGAAAGACGGGCAAACAAGGGCGTGAGGCGCGCCTGA
- a CDS encoding YggT family protein, whose protein sequence is MPLITTLFGIIQSLLTLYMFAFIIMAILSWLVAFNIINTQNKFVYMVGDFLHRITEPLLQPIRRILPDLGGIDITPVFAIIAIILVRDGLLPTIFQILVG, encoded by the coding sequence ATGCCGCTGATTACAACTCTTTTCGGCATCATACAGTCGCTGCTGACACTGTATATGTTCGCCTTCATCATCATGGCGATCCTGTCCTGGCTGGTGGCTTTCAACATCATCAATACCCAGAACAAATTCGTTTATATGGTCGGTGACTTTCTGCACCGGATCACAGAGCCCCTGTTACAGCCAATCCGGCGGATACTGCCGGATCTCGGCGGGATCGACATCACCCCGGTATTTGCCATTATCGCGATCATTCTGGTCCGCGACGGCCTTCTGCCGACCATCTTCCAGATTCTCGTCGGCTGA